One window from the genome of Streptomyces sp. NBC_00708 encodes:
- a CDS encoding DUF4245 domain-containing protein, whose protein sequence is MASKRGKQTVRDMILSLLAIAAVAGVVYIFIPHDDKADPIKAVDYRVELLTARRAAPYPVAAPEGLPAGWKPTSVTYSRDKGNSWHLGFLAPDGGYVAVEQSTSPSKLYVDQVSQQAENTGRTQEVGGQTWQRWEGSKYDALVREEKGATTVVTGSAPAKRLAEMAAALRTS, encoded by the coding sequence GTGGCAAGCAAGCGAGGCAAGCAGACCGTCCGGGACATGATCCTGTCGTTGTTGGCGATCGCCGCCGTGGCGGGTGTCGTCTACATCTTCATCCCGCACGACGACAAGGCCGATCCGATCAAGGCGGTCGACTACCGCGTCGAACTCCTGACCGCGCGGCGTGCGGCCCCGTACCCGGTGGCGGCCCCCGAGGGCCTGCCCGCGGGCTGGAAGCCGACCTCGGTCACGTACAGCCGGGACAAGGGCAACAGCTGGCACCTGGGCTTCCTCGCCCCGGACGGCGGGTATGTCGCGGTGGAGCAGTCCACGTCCCCCTCGAAGCTCTACGTCGACCAGGTGAGCCAGCAGGCCGAGAACACCGGGCGCACGCAGGAGGTCGGCGGGCAGACCTGGCAGCGCTGGGAGGGCTCGAAGTACGACGCGCTGGTGCGCGAGGAGAAGGGCGCGACGACGGTCGTGACCGGCTCGGCCCCGGCGAAGCGGCTGGCGGAGATGGCGGCGGCGCTCAGGACGTCCTGA
- a CDS encoding fumarate hydratase produces the protein MPEFAYSDLLPLGEDTTPYRLVTAEGVSTFEADGRTFLKVEPEALRTLAAEAMHDISHYLRPAHLAQLRRIVDDPEASSNDKFVALDLLKNANIAAAGVLPMCQDTGTAIVMGKRGQNVLTEGGDEEALSRGIFDAYTKLNLRYSQMAPLNMWEEKNTGSNLPAQIELYATDGGAYKFLFMAKGGGSANKSFLFQETKAVLNEASMMKFLEQKIRSLGTAACPPYHLAIVVGGTSAEFALKTAKYASAHYLDELPAEGSPTGHGFRDKELEEKVFELTQKIGIGAQFGGKYFCHDVRVVRLPRHGASLPVAIAVSCSADRQATAKITAEGVFLEQLEKDPARFLPDTTDEHLDESGDVVKIDLSRPMDEILAELTKYPVKTRLSLTGPLVVARDIAHAKIKERLDAGEEMPQYLKDHPVYYAGPAKTPEGYASGSFGPTTAGRMDSYVAQFQAAGGSKVMLAKGNRSQQVTDACGAHGGFYLGSIGGPAARLAQDCIKKVEVVEYEELGMEAVWRIEVEDFPAFVVVDDKGNDFFTEPAPAPTFTSIPVRGPGLG, from the coding sequence ATGCCAGAGTTTGCGTACTCCGATCTGCTCCCCCTGGGAGAGGACACCACGCCGTACCGCCTGGTCACCGCCGAGGGTGTGTCCACCTTCGAGGCCGACGGACGTACGTTCCTCAAGGTCGAGCCGGAGGCGCTGCGCACCCTGGCCGCCGAGGCCATGCACGACATCTCGCACTACCTGCGGCCCGCGCACCTGGCGCAGCTGCGGCGGATCGTGGACGACCCGGAGGCCTCGTCCAACGACAAGTTCGTCGCGCTCGACCTGCTGAAGAACGCGAACATCGCGGCCGCGGGCGTCCTGCCCATGTGCCAGGACACCGGCACGGCGATCGTCATGGGCAAGCGCGGACAGAACGTGCTGACCGAGGGCGGTGACGAGGAGGCCCTGTCGCGCGGCATCTTCGACGCGTACACCAAGCTCAACCTGCGCTACTCGCAGATGGCCCCGCTGAACATGTGGGAGGAGAAGAACACCGGCTCCAACCTCCCGGCGCAGATCGAGCTGTACGCCACCGACGGCGGCGCGTACAAGTTCCTCTTCATGGCCAAGGGCGGCGGCTCGGCCAACAAGTCGTTCCTGTTCCAGGAGACCAAGGCGGTCCTCAACGAGGCCTCCATGATGAAGTTCCTGGAGCAGAAGATCCGTTCGCTGGGAACCGCGGCCTGCCCGCCGTACCACCTGGCGATCGTCGTCGGCGGCACGTCCGCCGAGTTCGCGCTGAAGACCGCGAAGTACGCCTCCGCGCACTACCTGGACGAGCTGCCCGCCGAGGGCTCCCCCACCGGTCACGGCTTCCGCGACAAGGAGCTGGAGGAGAAGGTCTTCGAGCTGACGCAGAAGATCGGCATCGGCGCGCAGTTCGGCGGCAAGTACTTCTGCCACGACGTGCGCGTGGTGCGCCTGCCCCGGCACGGCGCCTCGCTGCCCGTCGCGATCGCCGTGTCCTGCTCGGCGGACCGCCAGGCCACCGCGAAGATCACCGCCGAGGGCGTCTTCCTGGAGCAGCTGGAGAAGGACCCGGCCCGCTTCCTGCCGGACACCACCGACGAGCACCTCGACGAGTCCGGCGATGTGGTGAAGATCGACCTCAGCCGGCCGATGGACGAGATCCTGGCGGAGCTGACCAAGTACCCGGTCAAGACCCGGCTCTCGCTGACCGGTCCGCTGGTCGTGGCGCGCGACATCGCGCACGCCAAGATCAAGGAACGCCTGGACGCGGGCGAGGAGATGCCGCAGTACCTGAAGGACCACCCGGTGTACTACGCGGGTCCGGCGAAGACCCCCGAGGGGTACGCCTCCGGTTCGTTCGGCCCCACGACGGCCGGCCGGATGGACAGCTACGTCGCGCAGTTCCAGGCGGCGGGCGGCTCCAAGGTGATGCTCGCGAAGGGCAACCGCTCCCAGCAGGTCACCGACGCGTGCGGCGCGCACGGCGGCTTCTACCTCGGCTCGATCGGCGGCCCGGCGGCCCGGCTCGCGCAGGACTGCATCAAGAAGGTCGAGGTCGTCGAGTACGAGGAGCTCGGCATGGAGGCGGTCTGGCGGATCGAGGTGGAGGACTTCCCCGCGTTCGTCGTCGTCGACGACAAGGGCAACGACTTCTTCACCGAGCCCGCCCCGGCCCCGACGTTCACCAGCATCCCGGTGCGCGGCCCCGGCCTGGGCTGA
- a CDS encoding M18 family aminopeptidase, translating to MTPVPHRSHADDLLTFISASPSPYHAVASAAQRLEKAGFSELRGTDDWTGTTGGGFVVHGGALIAWYVPESLPAHTPFRIIGTHTDSPNLRVKPTPDTASAGWRQVAVEIYGGVPLNTWLDRDLGISGRLALRGPGGTAESRLVQIDEPLLRVPQLAIHLDRAVNDGLALDRQRHIAPVWSLGAADEGALLRRVAAAAEAEPGDVLGWDLMLHDVQPPGYLGAEREFLVSSRLDNLVSVHAGVTALTAAATAAEPPAYIPVLAAFDHEEVGSGSDTGAQSPMLERVLSRSVTARGGSAEDWSRALAGAYCVSADMAHAVHPNYAERHDPGHQPLPNCGPTVKVNVNQRYATDSTGIAVFASACERAGAPWQPFVSNNAMPCGTSIGPLTAARLGVPTVDVGVPGLSMHSARELCGARDPGHLAAILTAFVTSG from the coding sequence ATGACGCCGGTCCCCCACCGCAGCCATGCCGACGACCTGCTCACCTTCATCAGCGCCAGCCCCTCCCCGTACCACGCCGTGGCGAGCGCCGCCCAGCGGCTGGAGAAGGCGGGCTTCAGCGAACTGCGCGGAACCGACGACTGGACGGGCACCACGGGCGGCGGCTTCGTCGTCCACGGGGGCGCGCTGATCGCCTGGTACGTTCCCGAGTCGCTGCCCGCCCACACCCCGTTCCGGATCATCGGCACGCACACCGACTCGCCGAACCTGCGGGTCAAGCCCACCCCGGACACGGCTTCGGCGGGCTGGCGGCAGGTCGCGGTGGAGATCTACGGCGGGGTGCCGCTCAACACCTGGCTCGACCGCGACCTGGGCATCTCCGGCCGTCTCGCGCTGCGGGGGCCGGGCGGTACGGCCGAGAGCCGGCTCGTGCAGATCGACGAGCCCCTGCTGCGGGTGCCGCAGCTGGCGATCCACCTGGACCGCGCCGTCAACGACGGGCTGGCCCTGGACCGGCAGCGCCACATCGCCCCCGTCTGGTCGCTCGGCGCGGCCGACGAGGGCGCGCTGCTGCGCCGGGTCGCGGCGGCGGCCGAGGCGGAGCCGGGCGACGTGCTGGGCTGGGACCTGATGCTGCACGACGTGCAGCCGCCCGGATACCTGGGCGCGGAGCGGGAGTTCCTGGTGTCCTCGCGGCTGGACAACCTGGTGTCGGTGCACGCCGGGGTGACCGCGCTGACGGCCGCGGCGACGGCCGCCGAGCCGCCGGCGTACATCCCGGTGCTGGCGGCCTTCGACCACGAGGAGGTCGGCAGCGGCTCGGACACGGGCGCGCAGAGCCCGATGCTGGAACGGGTGCTGAGCCGGTCGGTGACGGCCCGGGGCGGCAGCGCGGAGGACTGGTCGCGGGCGCTGGCCGGTGCCTACTGCGTCTCCGCCGACATGGCGCACGCGGTGCACCCGAACTACGCGGAGCGCCACGACCCGGGCCACCAGCCGCTGCCCAACTGCGGCCCGACGGTCAAGGTCAACGTCAACCAGCGGTACGCGACCGACTCGACCGGGATCGCGGTGTTCGCGTCGGCCTGCGAGCGGGCGGGCGCGCCGTGGCAGCCGTTCGTCTCCAACAACGCGATGCCGTGCGGCACGTCGATCGGCCCGCTCACGGCGGCCCGGCTGGGTGTGCCGACCGTCGACGTGGGGGTCCCGGGGCTCTCCATGCACTCGGCACGCGAGCTGTGCGGGGCCCGGGACCCGGGCCATCTGGCGGCGATCCTGACGGCGTTCGTGACATCCGGTTGA
- a CDS encoding WhiB family transcriptional regulator — translation MLQLPHQPLQVAAVPPQRVPAREDQAGPWHSEAVCRRDEAGLFFAPSKEPTAARLSREESAKRVCARCPVMVECREHALMQPEPYGVWGGLTAAERRVALARRRRREAELKASGATGRIAAAG, via the coding sequence GTGCTGCAACTGCCGCATCAGCCCCTGCAGGTCGCCGCCGTTCCCCCGCAGCGGGTCCCCGCTCGGGAGGACCAGGCCGGCCCCTGGCACTCGGAGGCGGTGTGCCGCCGGGACGAAGCCGGGTTGTTCTTCGCCCCGTCGAAGGAGCCGACCGCTGCCCGGCTCTCGCGCGAGGAGTCCGCGAAGCGGGTCTGCGCGCGCTGTCCCGTGATGGTGGAGTGCCGCGAGCACGCCCTGATGCAGCCCGAGCCGTACGGGGTGTGGGGCGGTCTCACGGCCGCCGAGCGCCGCGTCGCGCTCGCCCGGCGCAGGCGGCGCGAGGCGGAGCTGAAGGCCTCGGGCGCGACCGGCCGGATCGCGGCGGCGGGCTGA
- a CDS encoding DUF1707 domain-containing protein codes for MDLEKQPQQPTAPADTDVIRASDADRDRIADILREALAEGRLTADEHAERVDSVYRAKTVGELEPLVRDLPAPGGAPRAAAGASYAREPEPATGPADNLVAIFSSSTRRGRWRVGARTNAFSLFGSVEIDLTEALFGQRLTVINATSVFGSVEIRVPENISLRGSGTGVFGSFEVRTLESADPEAPVVVVNGYSVFGSVEAKPKRGKFIADLQDRLRKHLDKHLDR; via the coding sequence GTGGACCTCGAGAAGCAGCCCCAGCAGCCCACCGCACCGGCGGACACCGACGTCATCCGCGCCTCCGACGCGGACCGCGACCGCATCGCGGACATCCTGCGGGAAGCGCTGGCCGAGGGCCGGCTGACCGCCGACGAGCACGCGGAGCGGGTCGATTCCGTCTACCGCGCCAAGACCGTCGGTGAGCTCGAACCGCTCGTCCGGGACCTGCCGGCGCCGGGCGGGGCGCCCAGGGCCGCCGCCGGTGCCTCGTACGCCCGCGAGCCCGAGCCGGCGACCGGACCCGCCGACAACCTGGTGGCCATCTTCAGCAGTTCGACCCGCAGGGGCCGCTGGCGGGTGGGTGCCCGTACGAACGCCTTCTCGCTGTTCGGCAGTGTGGAAATCGACCTGACGGAGGCGCTTTTCGGACAGCGTCTCACCGTGATCAACGCGACCTCCGTTTTCGGCAGCGTGGAGATCCGGGTGCCCGAGAACATCTCGCTGCGCGGCAGCGGCACGGGTGTTTTCGGCAGTTTCGAAGTGCGCACGCTGGAATCCGCCGACCCCGAGGCGCCGGTGGTCGTCGTCAACGGATATTCGGTGTTCGGCAGCGTCGAGGCGAAGCCGAAACGTGGCAAGTTCATCGCGGATCTCCAGGACCGGCTGCGCAAGCACCTCGATAAGCACCTCGACCGCTGA
- a CDS encoding MFS transporter, producing MAGYAVSSYGTFLNMVALNLFVYETTGRALAMGLFMALRLGAGFLAGLIAGGLLARCTAKSVMLWTNIAQGAVMIPLIFAPDGWRTPALFAVSVVVGSCGTLFMVALRSSVPEMVGEERRSWANSLSVTGRSLAMVAGFASAGVVVSLVGYTAAFVVDLATFAVCALTVALLPVAGGGRGKAVTGESEGERPRRRTPVAFAALAAVPGLTLMVALRGVDALGSSSHNAALPVHSAALDDAHPALFVSAFWCLWAVGNIVAQQVIQRYGRRTGRSVGAAGFGYGTCVMSAAFILAFAGFPTVATAVIALVAGAADGLTEVSYTSHLQTLPARPRAHAFGLSATVENLGFGAGMIAVAAALERFSPLAVVGWSHGAALAFAVVFLVRTAGARRARPAASAP from the coding sequence GTGGCCGGGTACGCGGTCTCCTCGTACGGCACGTTCCTGAATATGGTGGCGCTCAATCTCTTCGTCTACGAAACGACGGGGCGGGCGCTCGCGATGGGGCTGTTCATGGCCCTGCGGCTGGGTGCCGGATTCCTCGCCGGGCTGATCGCGGGCGGGCTGCTCGCGCGCTGCACGGCGAAGAGCGTGATGCTCTGGACGAATATCGCGCAGGGCGCGGTGATGATCCCGCTCATTTTCGCCCCGGACGGCTGGCGTACGCCCGCGCTGTTCGCGGTCTCCGTGGTGGTCGGGTCCTGCGGGACGCTGTTCATGGTGGCCCTGCGCAGCTCCGTGCCGGAGATGGTGGGCGAGGAGCGGCGGTCCTGGGCGAACTCGCTGTCGGTGACGGGACGTTCGCTGGCGATGGTGGCGGGCTTCGCCTCGGCGGGTGTCGTCGTCTCGCTGGTGGGGTACACCGCCGCGTTCGTGGTGGACCTCGCCACCTTCGCCGTCTGCGCGCTGACGGTGGCCCTGCTGCCGGTGGCGGGTGGCGGTCGGGGCAAGGCGGTTACGGGAGAGTCGGAGGGGGAACGGCCCCGGCGGCGGACGCCCGTCGCGTTCGCCGCGCTCGCCGCGGTGCCGGGCCTGACGCTGATGGTCGCGCTGCGCGGGGTGGACGCGCTCGGCTCCTCGTCGCACAACGCGGCGCTGCCCGTGCACTCCGCGGCGCTGGACGACGCGCACCCCGCCCTGTTCGTCAGCGCGTTCTGGTGCCTGTGGGCGGTCGGCAACATCGTGGCGCAGCAGGTGATCCAGCGGTACGGGCGCCGCACCGGCCGGTCCGTGGGCGCGGCCGGCTTCGGCTACGGCACCTGTGTCATGTCGGCGGCCTTCATCCTGGCCTTCGCGGGGTTCCCTACGGTGGCCACGGCCGTGATCGCCCTGGTGGCCGGCGCGGCGGACGGGCTGACCGAGGTCTCGTACACCTCGCACCTCCAGACCCTGCCGGCCAGGCCGCGCGCGCACGCCTTCGGGCTGTCCGCGACGGTGGAGAACCTGGGCTTCGGGGCCGGCATGATCGCGGTGGCGGCGGCCCTGGAGCGCTTCAGTCCGTTGGCGGTCGTCGGCTGGTCGCACGGGGCGGCCCTCGCCTTCGCGGTGGTGTTCCTGGTCCGCACGGCGGGGGCGCGGCGCGCGCGTCCGGCCGCGTCGGCGCCATGA
- the glpX gene encoding class II fructose-bisphosphatase: MSEHHLPSQLEVSPEAPDRNLALELVRVTEAAAMAAGRWVGRGDKIGADGAAVNAMRTLVSTVSMNGVVVIGEGEKDEAPMLFNGEHVGDGTGPEVDIAVDPIDGTTLNAKGMPNAIAVLAAADRGAMFDPSAVFYMDKLVTGPEAADFVDINAPVSANIRRVARAKNSTPEDVTVVILDRPRHEGIVKEIRETGARIKFISDGDVAGSIMAAREGTGVDLLMGIGGTPEGIISACAIKCLGGVIQGKLWPKDEAERRRALDAGHDLDRVLSTDDLVSGDNVFFVATGITDGELMRGVRYRSETATTESIVMRSKSGTIRTISSTHRLSKLRAYSAVDFDRAK, translated from the coding sequence ATGTCCGAGCATCATCTGCCGTCCCAGCTCGAGGTCTCCCCGGAGGCCCCCGACCGCAACCTCGCCCTGGAGCTGGTCCGGGTCACCGAGGCCGCCGCCATGGCCGCCGGGCGCTGGGTCGGCCGCGGGGACAAGATCGGGGCCGACGGTGCCGCCGTGAACGCCATGCGGACCCTCGTCTCCACCGTGTCCATGAACGGTGTCGTCGTCATCGGTGAGGGCGAGAAGGACGAAGCCCCCATGCTGTTCAACGGCGAGCACGTCGGGGACGGCACCGGGCCCGAGGTCGACATCGCCGTCGACCCGATCGACGGCACGACCCTCAACGCCAAGGGCATGCCCAACGCGATCGCCGTCCTGGCCGCCGCCGACCGGGGCGCGATGTTCGACCCGTCCGCCGTCTTCTACATGGACAAGCTGGTCACCGGCCCGGAGGCGGCCGACTTCGTGGACATCAACGCCCCCGTCTCGGCGAACATCCGCCGGGTCGCGCGGGCGAAGAACTCCACGCCCGAGGACGTCACCGTCGTCATCCTGGACCGCCCCCGCCACGAGGGCATCGTCAAGGAGATCCGGGAGACCGGCGCCCGCATCAAGTTCATCTCCGACGGCGACGTGGCCGGGTCGATCATGGCGGCCCGCGAAGGCACCGGCGTCGACCTGCTCATGGGCATCGGCGGCACGCCCGAGGGCATCATCTCGGCCTGCGCCATAAAGTGCCTCGGCGGCGTCATCCAGGGCAAGCTCTGGCCGAAGGACGAGGCCGAACGCCGGCGCGCGCTGGACGCCGGGCACGACCTGGACCGGGTGCTGTCCACGGACGACCTGGTCAGCGGGGACAACGTGTTCTTCGTGGCGACCGGGATCACCGACGGCGAGCTGATGCGCGGGGTGCGCTACCGCTCGGAGACGGCGACCACCGAGTCCATCGTCATGCGGTCCAAGTCCGGCACCATCCGGACGATCAGCTCCACCCACCGGCTGTCGAAGCTGCGCGCCTACAGCGCCGTCGACTTCGACCGCGCGAAGTAA
- a CDS encoding LuxR C-terminal-related transcriptional regulator: MAGSLPREEVAGCLTALHLMVPDRASPGSMVPVPPETASHAALAPLEEAVLERRRALRSTRAALTAFETLYADAHRLEQPALTRLSGEAVISRALEAGVAGCREEIRTAQPGGGRPEQALGEALVRDLGNLRRGIRQRTVYQHTVRSDRATLAYIEQVSAAGAEIRTLAEVTDRVIVVDLDLAFVPFSDAPHEALCVRHPALVRFLARGFDEAWARALPVRPERAPLRTPVVTSDLQRAILQAVVNGETDAAIARRIGMSRRSVAEHMRKVSEQLGSTSRAQLGYLVATSGLLDG; this comes from the coding sequence GTGGCGGGCAGCCTGCCGCGCGAGGAGGTGGCCGGCTGTCTGACCGCCCTTCACCTGATGGTCCCGGACCGCGCCTCACCCGGCTCGATGGTCCCCGTACCGCCGGAGACCGCCTCCCACGCCGCGCTCGCCCCGCTGGAGGAGGCCGTCCTCGAACGGCGCCGCGCCCTGCGGTCCACCCGCGCCGCGCTCACCGCCTTCGAGACCCTGTACGCGGACGCGCACCGGCTCGAACAGCCCGCGCTCACCCGGCTGTCCGGGGAAGCGGTCATCAGCAGGGCCCTGGAGGCCGGGGTGGCCGGCTGCCGCGAGGAGATCCGCACCGCGCAGCCCGGCGGCGGCCGCCCCGAACAGGCGCTCGGGGAGGCGCTGGTCCGCGATCTGGGCAACCTGCGGCGCGGTATCCGTCAGCGGACCGTCTACCAGCACACCGTCCGCTCGGACCGGGCCACCCTCGCCTACATCGAGCAGGTGAGCGCGGCAGGGGCGGAGATCAGGACGCTCGCCGAGGTGACCGACCGGGTGATCGTCGTCGACCTCGACCTCGCCTTCGTCCCGTTCTCCGACGCACCGCACGAGGCGCTGTGCGTACGCCACCCGGCGCTGGTGCGCTTCCTGGCCCGCGGCTTCGACGAGGCATGGGCGCGCGCCCTGCCCGTACGGCCCGAACGGGCGCCGCTGCGCACCCCGGTCGTCACCTCCGACCTGCAACGGGCCATCCTCCAGGCGGTGGTGAACGGCGAGACGGACGCCGCGATAGCCCGCCGGATCGGGATGAGCCGGCGCAGCGTCGCCGAGCACATGCGCAAGGTCTCCGAGCAGCTGGGCAGCACCAGCCGCGCCCAGCTCGGCTATCTGGTCGCCACGTCGGGGCTGCTCGACGGCTGA
- a CDS encoding exodeoxyribonuclease VII small subunit yields the protein MTDDGTAASAATGTLGYEQARDELIEVVRRLEAGGTSLEDSLALWERGEELAKVCRHWLEGARARLDAALAGPADGEGPSGSTVADAG from the coding sequence ATGACGGACGACGGAACGGCGGCCTCCGCCGCGACGGGCACGCTCGGCTACGAGCAGGCGCGCGACGAGCTGATCGAGGTCGTACGCCGGCTGGAGGCGGGCGGCACCTCGCTGGAGGACTCCCTCGCGCTCTGGGAGCGCGGCGAGGAGCTGGCGAAGGTGTGCCGGCACTGGCTGGAGGGCGCCCGTGCCCGGCTGGACGCGGCGCTGGCGGGCCCTGCGGACGGCGAAGGCCCTTCCGGTTCCACGGTGGCGGACGCCGGCTGA
- a CDS encoding ricin-type beta-trefoil lectin domain protein, whose product MTRTRHRIRCTVAAAAAIAAAFGGMTAATGTAAAAQPGTTSTASTPLSPELEAIRAAEATQLYGDPAERPLAQRKTGLISLGDSEISGEGVGTYEAGTNGPDNWCHRSPDSAIHRTGIAADVTYNVSCSGAYTGNIVIGGSKQYADELVQSDNLAVKARNTRIKMIVLVAGANDDLQFGPVMTDCVERWVLIQGPCQSKYEGGWQARVDGLVPKVEKTVRDLRTVMTGAGYADSDYKLVVMGYPSPIGPDFYDNPNFPGKLPGGCAGYDSDAAWGRNAAVPAFERGMRKAAADTGAVYLDNSRLFHGHEVCSESTWARGLYIDLSHFPPDSNSVRQSFHPNASGHGAFASCLTQIYNSGLREASCADPASTGQPVLQPVAWDDAFKPLRGEAAATCLDAPASVTRNNTGVTGWECHGGRNQGWWYDAGTQTLRTELSHDRCLDVPGADYRAGASLILYNCSGAANQRFVRQSGTLRPAASTGLCATLAGAHDPLRLQACDGSAKQRFA is encoded by the coding sequence ATGACGCGCACCAGGCACAGAATCCGCTGTACCGTCGCGGCCGCCGCGGCCATCGCGGCGGCGTTCGGCGGGATGACCGCGGCGACGGGCACGGCCGCCGCCGCACAGCCCGGTACCACCAGTACCGCATCGACACCCCTGTCGCCCGAACTGGAGGCCATCCGCGCCGCCGAGGCCACCCAGCTGTACGGCGACCCGGCCGAGCGGCCGCTCGCACAGCGCAAGACCGGGCTCATCTCGCTCGGCGACAGCGAGATCTCCGGCGAGGGCGTCGGCACGTACGAGGCGGGCACCAACGGCCCCGACAACTGGTGCCACCGCTCGCCCGACTCCGCCATCCACCGCACGGGCATCGCGGCCGACGTCACGTACAACGTCTCGTGCTCCGGCGCGTACACCGGAAACATCGTCATCGGCGGCTCCAAGCAGTACGCCGACGAGCTGGTCCAGAGCGACAACCTGGCCGTCAAGGCGCGCAACACCCGCATCAAGATGATCGTGCTGGTGGCGGGTGCCAACGACGACCTCCAGTTCGGGCCCGTCATGACGGACTGCGTCGAGCGCTGGGTCCTCATCCAGGGCCCGTGCCAGTCGAAGTACGAGGGCGGCTGGCAGGCCCGCGTGGACGGGCTCGTCCCCAAGGTCGAGAAGACCGTGCGCGACCTGCGGACGGTGATGACCGGGGCCGGTTACGCGGACAGCGACTACAAGCTCGTCGTCATGGGCTACCCGAGCCCCATCGGCCCGGACTTCTACGACAACCCGAACTTCCCCGGGAAGCTTCCCGGCGGCTGCGCCGGGTACGACTCCGACGCCGCCTGGGGCCGCAACGCCGCCGTTCCCGCCTTCGAGCGCGGTATGCGCAAGGCGGCGGCCGACACCGGCGCCGTCTACCTGGACAACTCCCGGCTCTTCCATGGCCACGAGGTGTGCAGCGAGTCCACCTGGGCGCGCGGCCTCTACATCGACCTGTCGCACTTCCCGCCGGACTCCAATTCGGTGCGCCAGTCCTTCCACCCGAACGCGTCCGGGCACGGCGCCTTCGCCTCCTGCCTGACCCAGATCTACAACTCCGGCCTGCGCGAGGCGAGCTGCGCCGACCCGGCGAGCACCGGGCAGCCCGTCCTCCAGCCGGTCGCCTGGGACGACGCCTTCAAGCCGCTGCGCGGCGAGGCGGCGGCCACCTGCCTGGACGCCCCCGCCTCCGTCACCCGTAACAACACCGGGGTGACCGGCTGGGAGTGCCACGGCGGGCGCAACCAGGGCTGGTGGTACGACGCCGGTACGCAGACCCTGCGCACCGAGCTGAGCCACGACCGCTGCCTGGACGTCCCGGGCGCCGACTACCGGGCCGGCGCCTCGCTCATCCTCTACAACTGCTCCGGCGCCGCCAACCAGCGCTTCGTCCGCCAGTCGGGGACCCTGCGCCCGGCCGCCTCCACGGGCCTGTGCGCGACCCTCGCGGGCGCCCACGACCCGCTGAGGCTCCAGGCCTGCGACGGCAGCGCGAAGCAGCGCTTCGCGTAA
- a CDS encoding malonic semialdehyde reductase, with amino-acid sequence MSLALDAAAQDLLFREARTANTFTDEPVTDEQVQAIYDLVKFGPTAFNQSPLRVVLVRSDDARARLVKHMAEGNQPKTSTAPLVAILAADNEFHEELPALLPHFPQAKDMFFSERPVRESAASLNAALQAAYFIIGVRAAGLAAGPMTGYDAAGIEKEFLDGDHNVLMVVNIGKPGEDAWFPRSPRLAYDEVVTTV; translated from the coding sequence ATGTCCCTCGCCCTTGACGCCGCCGCCCAGGACCTCCTCTTCCGCGAGGCCCGCACCGCCAACACGTTCACCGACGAGCCGGTGACCGACGAGCAGGTCCAGGCCATCTACGACCTGGTCAAGTTCGGCCCGACCGCCTTCAACCAGTCGCCGCTGCGCGTCGTGCTGGTGCGTTCGGACGACGCCCGCGCGCGCCTCGTCAAGCACATGGCCGAGGGCAACCAGCCCAAGACCTCGACCGCCCCGCTGGTCGCGATCCTGGCCGCCGACAACGAGTTCCACGAGGAGCTGCCGGCCCTGCTGCCGCACTTCCCGCAGGCCAAGGACATGTTCTTCTCGGAGCGCCCGGTCCGTGAGTCGGCCGCCTCGCTGAACGCCGCCCTCCAGGCCGCGTACTTCATCATCGGCGTCCGCGCCGCCGGCCTGGCCGCCGGCCCGATGACCGGCTACGACGCCGCGGGCATCGAGAAGGAGTTCCTGGACGGCGACCACAACGTGCTGATGGTCGTCAACATCGGCAAGCCGGGCGAGGACGCCTGGTTCCCGCGCTCGCCGCGTCTCGCGTACGACGAGGTCGTCACGACCGTCTGA